In Oncorhynchus clarkii lewisi isolate Uvic-CL-2024 chromosome 2, UVic_Ocla_1.0, whole genome shotgun sequence, one DNA window encodes the following:
- the LOC139422736 gene encoding probable ATP-dependent RNA helicase ddx6, whose amino-acid sequence MSTARTENPTSIMGLNKPNGQFRGPLKPVGLTPGSLATTPQPDAHQKGGNIPQGSGGIRFGDDWKKCLQLPQKDCRFRTSDVTSTKGNEFEDYCLKRELLMGIFEMGWEKPSPVQEESIPIALSGRDILARAKNGTGKSGAYLIPLLERIDLKKDHIQAMVMVPTRELALQVSQISIQVSKHMGGVKVMATTGGTNLRDDIMRLDETVHVVIATPGRILDLIKKGVAKVDKVQMMVMDEADKLLSQDFVVLIEDIISFLAKGRQILLYSATFPISVQKFMAKHLSKPYEINLMDELTLKGITQYYAYVTERQKVHCLNTLFSRLQINQSIIFCNSTQRVELLAKKITQLGYSCFYIHAKMMQEYRNRVFHDFRNGLCRNLVCTDLFTRGIDIQAVNVVINFDFPKNAETYLHRIGRSGRFGHLGLAINLITSEDRFNLKSIEDQLVTDIKPIPGSIDKGLYVAEFHSADPDAEDEIRGKDGELSAA is encoded by the exons ATGTCTACAGCAAGAACAGAGAACCCAACATCCATAATGGGACTGAACAAGCCCAACGGGCAGTTTAGAGGACCACTCAAGCCAGTTGGACTAACACCAGGATCCCTGGCAACTACCCCACAACCAGATGCCCACCAGAAGGGAGGCAACATTCCCCAGGGCAGTGGGGGCATCCGTTTTGGCGATGACTGGAAGAAGTGCCTGCAGCTTCCACAGAAGGACTGCAGATTTAGAACATCA GATGTGACATCGACCAAGGGAAATGAGTTCGAAGACTACTGCCTGAAGCGGGAGCTACTGATGGGGATCTTTGAGATGGGCTGGGAGAAACCATCTCCTGTACAG gagGAGAGCATCCCCATTGCTCTGTCAGGAAGGGACATCCTTGCCAGGGCTAAGAACGGCACCGGGAAAAGCGGAGCCTACCTCATTCCTCTCCTGGAGAGGATAGACCTGAAGAAGGACCACATACAGG CCATGGTGATGGTTCCTACACGAGAGTTGGCCCTGCAGGTGAGCCAGATCAGCATCCAGGTGAGCAAGCACATGGGTGGGGTCAAGGTCATGGCCACCACGGGAGGCACCAACCTGAGGGACGACATCATGCGCCTGGACGAGACTG tgcatGTGGTGATAGCCACACCAGGCAGGATCCTGGACCTGATAAAGAAGGGCGTGGCCAAAGTGGATAAAGTCCAGATGATGGTGATGGATGAG GCAGACAAGCTGCTGTCTCAGGACTTTGTGGTTCTCATCGAAGACATCATCAGCTTTCTGGCTAAGGGGCGTCAGATCCTACTCTACTCTGCCACCTTCCCCATCAGTGTGCAGAAGTTCATG GCGAAGCACCTTTCAAAGCCCTATGAGATCAACCTGATGGATGAGCTGACACTGAAGGGCATCACCCAGTACTATGCCTACGTCACTGAGAGGCAGAAAGTCCACTGCCTCAACACCCTCTTCTCCAGG CTCCAGATCAACCAGTCCATCATCTTCTGTAACTCCACCCAGCGGGTTGAGCTGCTGGCCAAGAAGATAACCCAGCTGGGCTACTCCTGCTTCTACATCCATGCCAAGATGATGCAG GAGTACAGAAACCGTGTGTTCCATGACTTCAGAAACGGACTCTGCAGGAACTTGGTCTGCACAG ATCTGTTCACCAGGGGAATTGACATCCAAGCAGTGAACGTAGTGATCAACTTTGACTTCCCCAAGAATGCTGAGACGTACTTGCATCGCATCGGCAGATCAG GGAGGTTTGGTCACCTGGGTCTGGCCATCAACCTGATCACCTCTGAGGACCGCTTCAACCTGAAGTCCATCGAGGACCAGCTGGTGACCGACATTAAGCCCATCCCCGGCAGCATCGACAAGGGCCTGTACGTGGCGGAGTTCCACTCTGCCGACCCAGACGCAGAAGACGAGATCAGAGGCAAGGACGGCGAGTTAAGCGCAGCATAA
- the LOC139379942 gene encoding mitochondrial import receptor subunit TOM40 homolog — MGSVLAASSPAPPPAPGSGVVQGAPGLVSVPPGFSMPSVPPPSVPGQPAGEMGSPLPNPGTYEECHRKCKEVFPIQMEGVRLVVNKGLSNHFQVSHTVTLSTLAESGYRFGTTYVGTQQTGPAESFPVMVGDMDNTGSLNAQVIHQLTSAVRSKIAIQTQQHKFVNWQCDLEYRGDDFTSAVTLGNPDVLLGSGIIVAHYLQSISPALALGGELVYHRRPGEEGAVTSLMGRYTGNNYVATLTLGGAGAHATYYHRANDQLQLGVEFEGSMRTQETAVSFGYQLDLPKANLLFKGSVDSNWVVGAVLEKKLLPLPLSLALGAFLNQKKNTFQCGFNVTVG; from the exons ATGGGCAGTGTGTTGGCTGCCAgctcccccgctcccccccctgCCCCAGGCAGTGGTGTTGTCCAGGGGGCCCCTGGGTTGGTGTCAGTCCCCCCAGGGTTCTCCATGCCCTCCgtccctcccccctctgtccccggACAGCCAGCAGGTGAGATGGGGAGCCCCCTCCCCAACCCTGGTACTTATGAGGAGTGTCATCGCAAGTGCAAAG AGGTGTTCCCCATCCAGATGGAAGGAGTGCGACTGGTGGTCAACAAGGGCCTGAGTAATCACTTCCAG GTCAGTCATACAGTTACTCTCAGCACCTTGGCTGAATCTGGCTACCGGTTTGGTACCACCTATGTGGGCACTCAACAGACAGGACCTGCTGAG TCCTTCCCAGTCATGGTGGGAGACATGGACAACACCGGTAGTCTGAACGCCCAGGTTATCCACCAGCTCACCAGCGCCGTGCGCTCCAAAATAGCCATCCAG ACTCAGCAGCACAAGTTTGTGAACTGGCAGTGTGACCTGGAGTACCGCGGTGACGACTTCACTTCTGCTGTTACCCTTGGCAACCCAGACGTCCTCCTCGGCTCTG GTATTATCGTGGCTCACTACCTCCAGTCCATCAGTCCAGCCCTGGCGTTGGGAGGAGAGCTGGTTTACCACCGGAGgcctggagaggagggagcagtCACCTCCCTAATGGGCAGATACACAG GCAATAATTATGTTGCCACATTGACTCTAGGGGGTGCCGGGGCTCATGCAACATACTACCACAGAGCCAATGACCAG CTGCAGCTGGGGGTGGAGTTTGAGGGCAGCATGCGGACGCAGGAGACCGCAGTATCGTTTGGGTATCAGCTGGACCTCCCTAAAGCCAACCTGCTCTTTAAAG gTTCGGTAGACAGTAACTGGGTGGTTGGGGCGGTCCTGGAGAAGAAGCTGctgcccctgcctctctccttggCCCTGGGAGCCTTCCTTAACCAAAAGAAGAACACGTTCCAGTGTGGCTTCAACGTCACCGTTGGCTAG